The Pseudomonas fluorescens nucleotide sequence GCCCGTTGTGGTCGATGTTCAGCAACGGTCCGGTGTTGATGAACAGGCCCAGCTGGCTGTTGAGCGCATCGTCGCTGCCGGTGGGCTCGTCATACAGGGTCTTGACCCTGGGCGAGGCGGCGCTGGTGCCGAAGTTTTCAGCCTCAAGGCTCTTGCGGTAGTTGTACGACACGCCGCCGACCACGCTGAAGATGTCGTTCAGGCGCAGGGTGTCTTCCAGGGCGACGGACTGGGTCTGGTCGCGAAAGTGGGTTTGTGGGTCGCTGCCATCGCGGGCGCGGTGCAGGTCTTCCTTGAAGTGGTAGGCGATACCCAGACGGTTGCCCTCGCTCAGGGCCAGGTCGCCTTCGACCGAGAAGCCGGTGGACTCATCATCGTACTTGCTCGGAAAACCAGGCTGCATGGCGCCATGAATCCCGTTGTTGTAGACGAAGCTTTCCAGCGAGTTCTTGAAGGTGTCGCGATACACCCGGGTTTTCAGACCGTGCGCGCCGAAGCGGGTATTGGTTGCGAGGAACAGGCTGGTCTTGTCCCATTTCGGCCATTCCCACCAGCGCTTGCGCTGGCCGGTGGCAGGCAGGTCGCCGGCGTAGGGCGGCTGGCCCTTGCGGCCTTCCTGCTGGACATAGCCGAGCACGTATTCGTCGGTGTCGTTGGGGGTAAAGCCAAGCTTGAAGTTGAACTTGCCATCGCGCTTGTTGCTGTTTTCGCGGCGGCCCTTGCCTTGCTGATTGTTGGTCGGCTCGAAGTCGTCCGGCAGCATCGTGTAGTCGTAGTCGACATAGGACACGCCGCCCTGCATCCACCACGTGCCCTGGTTGGCGCCGAGGTTGGCATAGCTGCGGTAGGCGTTGACGTTGCCGTGATCGGTCAGCTCCAGGCCGCCGCCCACTTCACCCTCGAAGGCCTCGGTGGGCCGTCGGGTGATCAGGTTGATCGCCCCGCCGAGGGTGTTGGGGCCATACAGCAGCGAGGCGAAGCCCTTGGCCACTTCGATGCGCGACAGGTCGTAGGTGGTGAAGCGTCCCAGGTCGATATTGCCGTCATAGGGCACGTAGGTGGGGATGCCGTCGATATACACTGGCACCTGCAGACGGTCGAAGCCACGCACGTACACCACTTGCTCGGCGCGCCCGCCCATGTAGGCGAGGTTGACCCCGGGCGCCAGGGCCAGGGCGCGGTCGACGGTCTCGCGGTCATGCAGGCGCATGTCTTCGAGCTCGACGACGCTGCTGCCGGTGGCCAGCGCGTCATCCTGGGGGGCGGAAATCTGGATTTCACCGAGGCTGAAGGTTTTTTTCGATTCTGCCAGGGCGGCCGGAGCGCTGATGGCGGCCAGGGCGAGCAGCA carries:
- a CDS encoding TonB-dependent receptor plug domain-containing protein, yielding MTPFVPRTLLLALAAISAPAALAESKKTFSLGEIQISAPQDDALATGSSVVELEDMRLHDRETVDRALALAPGVNLAYMGGRAEQVVYVRGFDRLQVPVYIDGIPTYVPYDGNIDLGRFTTYDLSRIEVAKGFASLLYGPNTLGGAINLITRRPTEAFEGEVGGGLELTDHGNVNAYRSYANLGANQGTWWMQGGVSYVDYDYTMLPDDFEPTNNQQGKGRRENSNKRDGKFNFKLGFTPNDTDEYVLGYVQQEGRKGQPPYAGDLPATGQRKRWWEWPKWDKTSLFLATNTRFGAHGLKTRVYRDTFKNSLESFVYNNGIHGAMQPGFPSKYDDESTGFSVEGDLALSEGNRLGIAYHFKEDLHRARDGSDPQTHFRDQTQSVALEDTLRLNDIFSVVGGVSYNYRKSLEAENFGTSAASPRVKTLYDEPTGSDDALNSQLGLFINTGPLLNIDHNGQVRLTVARKSRFATIKDRYSTRFGTVIPSPDLKSERATHYELGYSGAINRRWTLDTALFVSNIEDSIQQVTVAPVAGCAAPCGQYQNIAKARNQGVELGLRGDLGDWELSTSYTYLDRENRSNPALHPIDTPRHNLFASASLNLDAWRHTANVEAASRRYNLSDGSQMSAGYAVYNLKSGYRFSNDVRIEAGIRNLFDRLYEYSEGYPEIGRSYFVQFNVPL